The nucleotide sequence AAACCATTAGATTTTAAAGATGTTGCAGGCATTCCAGTAACGGTGTTTTCTGCTTTAGCTGTTTGGTAACCAGCAGAAACATCAGCAAAAACAGCAAATAAATCGCTTAACGGTTGTGTGTAACGATAAAATGCACCGATTTTGAACATGTTTTCTGTGTATTCTGAAACTGAAGTAGTTGTACCAACCATCGTAGATGTTTCGTCTTTTGAATTTGCAATAGACGCTTGTAAACCAACCGTCATGTTTTCGTTGAATTGGTAACCAACTGTAGGAGAAAATTCAAATGTTGAATATTTATTATCTCCCATTTTGTCTGAAGAAATTCCAACGTTACCGCCCACTAAAATAGTTCCTTCTTGTGCATTTGCCATACCTGTTACAGCAATTGCCAACATTAACATGATTTTTTTCATTTTTTTCTTTTTTTAAATTTGGTGCAAATGTATTCTGTTTTTTAAATAAATTGTTATTTTTTTGCTATATGGGCGCAAAATAACATATTTATAGTACACGTTTTGTAGTAACAATTGCTCCTTTTTTTTAAGAAAGAAAATTTTATTTTAACTTTTGGTTGTTGTGATGACGGTCGTGATCGCGGTTGGTTTTTAGATGCATTTTTTTATCGAAAGCTTCCTGTAAGTTTACACCCGTTTGGTTTGCCAAACACAACACCACAAAAACCACATCTGCCAATTCTTCGCCTAAATCTTTGTTTTTATCGCTTTCTTTTTCAGACTGTTCGCCATATCTGCGGGCAATAATTCGGGCTACTTCACCTACTTCTTCTGTAAGTTGTGCCATATTTGTTAGTTCGTTGAAATAACGAACACCGTGTTCTTTTATCCAATTGTCAACTTCTAGTTGTGCGTTTTTTATATTCATTTTTAAGCTTTATTTCTTTTTGAAAACCATTTTCTCATGTTTCTGATTAGAAAATAATCAAAAACGGACATTCCCAATGCCCATACAACAACAAATTTCCAATCGACAAACGAATTACCAAAGTAGCTAACCAAAATACCTGCTAAAAAATAGATTATTAAAGCGCTAACTATATAAATTATACGTTCTTTCATCTTTTAAAAATTTTAGGTTTGATGAACTGATCAAACAACATGATTAGTATTATAAAGATAAAATACTTACCAATTAAATTATACCAGCACATTTCTTCGCCGTTTATGGCGCATTGAATTTCATCGTAACTCATTATAAATGAAACCACAACATATATAAAGGTATATAAAAGCAATTTTTTTAGCATTATTCTTTATTCTTTGTATCTATAATTATGGTAACAGGACCATCGTTTATCAGGCTTACTTTCATATCGGCTCCAAATTGTCCGGTTTGCACTTTTTTTCCTATTGATTGTTCCATGGCTGCTACAAAAGCTTCATATAGCGGAATGGCAATAGCTGGTTTTGATGCTTTTAGATAAGAAGGTCGGTTGCCTTTTTTGGTGGATGCATGCAAGGTAAACTGACTAACAACGATTACATCGCCCTTTACATCTTGAACCGATTGATTCATCACTTCATTTTCATCGTTAAAAATGCGTAGTTGAGCAATTTTTGCAGTCAACCAATCAATATCTTCTGCAGAATCGCTGTCTTCTATACCTACTAAAACCAATAATCCCAAACCAATATTGGCCACTTTCTCGCTGTTTATGGTTACCGAAGCTTGCGTAACTCTTTGAATTACTGCCCTCATTTATTCGTCGGTTTTTTTTCCGTTTCCATACACATCGGTTCGGTAATTGTCTTCATCGCCCTCTAAAATTTGGATGTAGCTTTTATAACGCGACCATGAAATTTCATCGTTATCTAATGCGTCTTTCACCGCACAATGTGGTTCTTCTCTATGCAAACAATTGTTGAACTTGCATTGATCTTTTAATTTAAAAAACTCTGGAAAATAATCGCCCACTTCTTGTGGTTCCATATCTACGATTCCAAAACCGCGAATTCCGGGTGTATCGATAATTTTTGCATTAAAACTTAAATCATACATTTCGGCAAAAGTGGTGGTGTGCTGTCCTTGTTGGTGCTGTTCGGAAATTTCTTTTGTTTTTAAATTCAAACCCGGCTCTAACGCATTAACCAATGTAGATTTCCCAACACCCGAATGACCTGTAAACATGGAAACTTTATCAGTCATTTCTGCCTTTAACTTTTCTAAACCTTTGCCCTCTGCAGCCGAAACCCGCAAGCATCTATAGCCAATACTTTCATATATATATTGCAAATACAATTGATCATTCAGGGTTTCTTCTGAAAAAGTATCTACTTTATTAAAGACCAAAACCGCTTCAATATCATACGCTTCGGCTGTTACCAATAAACGGTCGATAAAACTGGTGGTGGTAACGGGATTATCAATCGTAACCAAAATAAAAAGCAAATCTATGTTTGATGCAATGATATGAACCTGCTTAGACAAGTTTACCGATTTGCGAATTAAGTAGTTTTTGCGCTCGTGAATTGTGGTGATGATGCCTGTAACGATATCGGCGGTATTGTCTAACTCAAAATCTACCTTGTCGCCAACAGCAATTGGGTTGGTACTTTTAATACCTTGCATTCTAAATTTTCCTTTAATTCTACATTCATAAAAAACATTGGTATCCGCTTTTACGGTGTACCAACTGCCTGTAGATTTATAAACAATTCCGGTCATTTTTTAAGATACAATTTAGAATTTTCACAAATATACTATTTCTAAATAAACAACACTTATTCTGTTTCTATTTAAATCAATCCTGATACAAATAAGCAGCCATTTTAGATTGATTAATGTACCTTTTTCATATATATTTTGTTGGAATCGAAAGAAATTTGGCAACAAAAAAAGACTGCCATGCAGTCTTTATATAATTATTGAAATCGTATATTAGTATTTGTAACCAATTCCTTTTTTAATGTTTTGAGAACCTCCTAAAGCATTTGAATTGGCACCAACAGTAGATTTGTCTGAAGTCATTAATACAAAAGGGCAACCTTCTTTAGCAGCCGCCATTTTTAATTTTTTTTCGGCTTTTCTATCACCTGTGTTTCCGCTGTGATAATTAATTAAGCTTGTTTTACCTCTAAGTTCATCTACTTTCTTCAATCCTGCAATGTAAGCTTTGTCTTCTAGTATCACTACTTTTTCCCAATCGTCTTCGGAAGATACTACAATTTTATCTGTCATCTCTTCTACTCTTCCGCTTTTCCCATATACAATCTTTTCAATTGCATATTTACTAATCACGTTTTCTGCTTCTTCACCATCGTAAACAAAGGTAATTGTGTACTCTTCATTTCTAAGCACTTTTCCTTGAAGTGTTTCTCCATTATGTTTCTTAACCGCATCTGTTTGCGCATTAACAATTGTTGTTACCAATAAAACAACAAGCAACAAGATTTTTTTCATTGTTTAAAAATTTTAGTTGGTTATATTACAACTTTTTTTTGATTTTTAAAACTGCTATTTTCTATTGATTATATGGTCTTGTCTGGTGATGCTTTCATCGTGTATCGCCTTGAACAATGAGGTGATGAATGCTTCGCCCAATTTATTTTCCTTGCCTTCGCGGCGCATTTTTATTAATACTTCTTGCCAGCGTTCTGGTTGCAAAACGGCTACGTTTTTGGCTTTTTTAAGCATTCCTATTTCATCGGCAATTTGCATGCGATCTTTTAATAAACGTAAAATTTGAGTGTCAATTTCATCGATTCGGGTTCTAAAAAGTTGCATTTCGTGAACATACGAATCTTCTTCGTTCACTAAATCGCGCTGCACTAAATTTGAAACAATGGCAATTAATTGCGCCGGTGTTACTTGTTGTGCGGCATCACTCCATGCTAAATCGGGTGTGCAATGCGTTTCAATCATCAATCCGTCAAAATTCAAATCCAAGGCTTTTTGAGCCACTTGTTCAATCAAATCGCGATTTCCTGTGATGTGTGATGGATCATTTATCAATGGAATTTCCGGAAAGCGAATCTGCAAATCAATAGGAATTTGCCATTCGGGTGTATTGCGGTATTTTACTTTTTCATAGCTTGAAAATCCGCGGTGGATAAACCCTAATTTTTGAATTCCGGCATTGTGTAAACGCTCAAAACCACCAATCCAAAGGCTTAAATCGGGATTTACCGGATTTTTTATAAAAACGATTTTGTCGGTTCCCTGCAATGCATCGGCAATTTCTTGCACCGCAAAAGGATTCACAGTGGTTCTTGCACCAATCCACAGCACATCGATACCGTGTGTTAAAGCCAATTCTACATGCTCTGCAGTGGCAACTTCGGTAGCCAAAAGCATTCCAGTTTCTGCCTTTACTTGCTGCAGCCATTTTAAACCAATAGCACCAACCCCTTCAAAACCGCCCGGACGCGTTCTCGGTTTCCAGATACCGGCACGGAAAACAGTTGCGGTGTTTTTTATTTCATGCGCAATTTGAAGCACCTGATCGGGTGTTTCTGCACTGCATGGACCTGCGATTAATAAAGGGTTATTGCCCGATAATTCTTTAAACCACAAAGCTTTTTCGTTCACTTTTGTCATATTACAAATTTACAGATATTTCGGTTACTTTTTAGAATTCTCTATACGAAGTTGTTCTTATTTCTATTTTTAAAAAGAAATGTATCTAAAAAAAATTCATGCTTTGTTTTTGAAAAATAATTACATTTGTGAAAAACAGTACGTGCATGTCAATCGAAGTACAAAATATCTCTAAAAACTACGGAACGCAAAAGGCGTTGGATGCGCTTTCTTTTACAGTAAATAAAGGCGAAATTGTAGGTTTTTTAGGTCCAAACGGTGCCGGAAAATCTACTTTAATGAAAATTTTAACCACCTATATCGATGCCGATAACGGAACGGCTGTGGTAAACGGATTTAATGTGCGTACGCAACAAAAAGAGGTTCAAAAATCGATTGGTTATTTACCTGAACACAATCCGCTTTATTTAGATTTGTATGTGCGTGAATATTTGGCTTTTAATGCAGATGTTTACAAAGTGGATAAAAAACGTATTGAAGAAGTAATTGCGCTTACCGGACTATCGCCTGAAGCTCACAAAAAAATAGGACAATTATCAAAAGGATACCGCCAACGCGTGGGCTTGGCAACGGCTTTGCTACACGACCCTGAAGTGTTGATTTTAGATGAACCCACGACTGGATTGGATCCAAACCAATTGACAGAAATTCGTGAGTTGATTAAAAACATCGGCAAAAACAAAACGGTTTTTCTATCAACCCATATTATGCAGGAGGTGGAAGCGATTTGTGACCGTGTGCTTATTATTAAAAAAGGGGTGCTTGTGGCCGATAACAAACTGCAACAAATTTTTACCACAGATAATGATCAAGTAATTGAAATTGAATTCGATTTAAAGATTGAAGAGGAATTTATCAAACGTTTGCCTCATTTAAAGTCTTATAAAAATATTCACGATATGCAGTGGGAGCTAGTTTTTAATGCAGATGCAGACATGCGTGCACAATTATTTGATTTTGCTAAAGAGCTAGATGTGAAAATTTTGTCTATGCAGCTTAAAAATAAAAATCTGGAAACTATTTTTAGAGAAAAAACGATGTAAAAAAATCCCTTTCGGGATTTTTTTTATGAGCCAAACAAACGCTTCCAAAAGCTTGGCTTTGCCTTTGAAGTTTCGCTCTCATTATTTTTATTGGTTGTAATCGGTTCTTGATGAATCACCTTGCGTTCTGCATTATTGATAATGGTATTTGGCGCTAAATTTTCTCGTTTTTCAATTTCTTTAAACTGCTCCATCACTGCTTCTTGATACAACAAAGCACCTTCAGGGTCGCAATTAAACAGATTGGAATAACAAACCGAATCGTTTAAATTCATTGGATTGGGTTCAACAACTTCTGTTGCTTCTAACAATCCTACATTCAACTCTTTAGCAGCTTCTAAAGCTTTTAGAAAAATAGCAATTCTATTATGCGAAAAAAAAGCATCTAATTTACTTTTTACTTCTTCATTTGTATGATAATCATTTAAAAGTGCAACCACATTTTCTTTAGGAATGTAAACCCCTGAAGAATAATTTTGAACAATTCTATTGGCAATTGGATTGTCGAAAGTAAACGGACTAAACTCTTGCCAAGACTTGATGTATTGTTCAAAAAAAGCATCATCATCTATTAAAAATGAAAATGCCGACCCCCGGGTATAAAAATACTTGCTAAAAAATCCTTGAATTACTGCTATGAAATATCCATGCGAAACTTCAAACATTTCTTCTGGTTTAACATTGGTTGCATGTTTTATAGTATCAAGGTATTTTTCTTTGTAAAAATCGTCTAATTGATATTTTTTAGCAACTTCTTCCACTTCGCTAAAATCATTTTCTAAAATTTTAGTAAAGTCAATATCCCAATACCATTCTTTTATTTGGTCTTCGGATATTGGATGATAACTTACATCGTAGCCCATATTGATATTTTTTTTTGCTAAATATACAAATTTTATTTAAACACCAGATTTTCAATACTGAAACACTTCATTTTTATTTTGCAAGTATAAATAGATACTATGATTTGTTATTTCTGCCATTCAAACGCCTGTGATATAAGCAACAAAAAATCCCCAAATGGGGATTTTTATTACTATATTTTATTACTTAGATTTTAGTTTTTCGTTATTTGATCATAACGATTGAATTCCTGAAACAATTCTAATAATTTCATTGTAGCCGAAACCAAATCGTTTGTTTCTAATAAAAATGAAAAATACAATTGACTATTCTTTGGACTTGTTTCGGTGGTTCGAATACGCTCAATTTGTTTTTGAATAGATTCTTCTACATTGGTACTTAGAGTATTTTTGTGTGCTAACGTAATTTCTATTTTAGTAAAATCTTTTGTTTGAAATAACGTATGTACTTCTATAAGCACTTTGTTTAATTCTTGTTCGATGAACTTAATATCTTTGATTTGATTAAATTTCAATTTTTTGTGGTTGTTATCCACATGTGTCATACAGCTTTGAGAAATATATCCTAAAGATTGAATAATATCTTGTAAGTATCCCAAGGTATGAACATAGAATTTACTTGCTTCAACAGATGTATCGTCTAGATGCTTGATAAAATAATAAACATTGTCTTTAAGTTTTTCAATCTCTTTTTCTAACTTTTTAACCTTTTTCTTATTGCGCTTTAACGCAACCAAATCTTGGTGTACTAAACCTTCAATAACTTCTGAATAGATAGAATTTGTATGGTTAATTACCCTTGATATTTGATGAGAACTTTCTGTTATCACTTCTTGAATGGTAACAATATCTTCTTTGCTTAGAAGTTTATCTTCTTCTAATTTTTCTTTCTGTTTTGTTTT is from Paenimyroides aestuarii and encodes:
- a CDS encoding porin family protein, with amino-acid sequence MKKIMLMLAIAVTGMANAQEGTILVGGNVGISSDKMGDNKYSTFEFSPTVGYQFNENMTVGLQASIANSKDETSTMVGTTTSVSEYTENMFKIGAFYRYTQPLSDLFAVFADVSAGYQTAKAENTVTGMPATSLKSNGFYAGITPALFINMKNSFGLNFSIGGLQYNSMTTDTTPSVKSSSFDFNFGKTVNIGISKNF
- a CDS encoding nucleotide pyrophosphohydrolase, whose protein sequence is MNIKNAQLEVDNWIKEHGVRYFNELTNMAQLTEEVGEVARIIARRYGEQSEKESDKNKDLGEELADVVFVVLCLANQTGVNLQEAFDKKMHLKTNRDHDRHHNNQKLK
- the dtd gene encoding D-aminoacyl-tRNA deacylase, with protein sequence MRAVIQRVTQASVTINSEKVANIGLGLLVLVGIEDSDSAEDIDWLTAKIAQLRIFNDENEVMNQSVQDVKGDVIVVSQFTLHASTKKGNRPSYLKASKPAIAIPLYEAFVAAMEQSIGKKVQTGQFGADMKVSLINDGPVTIIIDTKNKE
- the rsgA gene encoding ribosome small subunit-dependent GTPase A, with product MTGIVYKSTGSWYTVKADTNVFYECRIKGKFRMQGIKSTNPIAVGDKVDFELDNTADIVTGIITTIHERKNYLIRKSVNLSKQVHIIASNIDLLFILVTIDNPVTTTSFIDRLLVTAEAYDIEAVLVFNKVDTFSEETLNDQLYLQYIYESIGYRCLRVSAAEGKGLEKLKAEMTDKVSMFTGHSGVGKSTLVNALEPGLNLKTKEISEQHQQGQHTTTFAEMYDLSFNAKIIDTPGIRGFGIVDMEPQEVGDYFPEFFKLKDQCKFNNCLHREEPHCAVKDALDNDEISWSRYKSYIQILEGDEDNYRTDVYGNGKKTDE
- a CDS encoding chorismate mutase, whose product is MTKVNEKALWFKELSGNNPLLIAGPCSAETPDQVLQIAHEIKNTATVFRAGIWKPRTRPGGFEGVGAIGLKWLQQVKAETGMLLATEVATAEHVELALTHGIDVLWIGARTTVNPFAVQEIADALQGTDKIVFIKNPVNPDLSLWIGGFERLHNAGIQKLGFIHRGFSSYEKVKYRNTPEWQIPIDLQIRFPEIPLINDPSHITGNRDLIEQVAQKALDLNFDGLMIETHCTPDLAWSDAAQQVTPAQLIAIVSNLVQRDLVNEEDSYVHEMQLFRTRIDEIDTQILRLLKDRMQIADEIGMLKKAKNVAVLQPERWQEVLIKMRREGKENKLGEAFITSLFKAIHDESITRQDHIINRK
- the gldA gene encoding gliding motility-associated ABC transporter ATP-binding subunit GldA, which gives rise to MSIEVQNISKNYGTQKALDALSFTVNKGEIVGFLGPNGAGKSTLMKILTTYIDADNGTAVVNGFNVRTQQKEVQKSIGYLPEHNPLYLDLYVREYLAFNADVYKVDKKRIEEVIALTGLSPEAHKKIGQLSKGYRQRVGLATALLHDPEVLILDEPTTGLDPNQLTEIRELIKNIGKNKTVFLSTHIMQEVEAICDRVLIIKKGVLVADNKLQQIFTTDNDQVIEIEFDLKIEEEFIKRLPHLKSYKNIHDMQWELVFNADADMRAQLFDFAKELDVKILSMQLKNKNLETIFREKTM